A stretch of the Papaver somniferum cultivar HN1 chromosome 6, ASM357369v1, whole genome shotgun sequence genome encodes the following:
- the LOC113289106 gene encoding uncharacterized protein LOC113289106 isoform X1: MFVILQKVRSHSNFEMYSLSRIAVNGVVSPFPNHRVTLKSFSIVINLRNFNRLPMQKLKMSSSLNPNFVKQNCISLIPNFVKKNSSTLITELVKRFSSLVMKIMTVYVLFRVAVKLLEKCIFETVVRSKFRVGDHITTTVDGEEVRGFVELIGWFGTTIRMENGNLFYISNGKFGSVDILRRAVSWKYDKDFEIDSIYVFWNPIKEEDKGLELGNILRKIYLTLKTILDTMFLKLVKVIGATKNCPCRFNKLD; the protein is encoded by the coding sequence ATGTTTGTCATTCTTCAAAAGGTGAGATCACATTCTAACTTTGAAATGTATTCGTTAAGCAGAATAGCTGTTAATGGAGTTGTATCTCCATTTCCTAACCACAGAGTGACCTTAAAATCTTTTTCAATTGTGATTAACTTAAGAAATTTCAACAGATTGCCTATGCAGAAACTGAAGATGTCAAGTtctttaaaccctaattttgttaaacAGAATTGCATATCTTTGATCCCTAACTTTGTTAAGAAGAATTCTAGTACTTTGATTACAGAATTGGTTAAACGGTTTTCATCTTTAGTGATGAAAATTATGACAGTCTATGTTCTTTTTAGAGTAGCTGTAAAACTGTTAGAGAAATGTATTTTTGAAACGGTAGTGCGATCAAAATTTAGAGTTGGTGATCACATTACAACTACTGTTGATGGTGAAGAAGTTAGGGGCTTTGTTGAGCTAATAGGATGGTTTGGTACTACAATTAGAATGGAAAATGGGAACCTATTTTACATCTCAAATGGAAAATTTGGTTCAGTCGACATTTTGAGGCGGGCTGTTTCTTGGAAATACGACAAAGATTTTGAGATTGATAGTATATATGTCTTCTGGAATCCTATCAAAGAAGAGGACAAAGGGTTGGAGCTGGGAAATATTTTACGAAAGATCTATCTCACTCTAAAAACAATACTG
- the LOC113289106 gene encoding uncharacterized protein LOC113289106 isoform X2: MFVILQKVRSHSNFEMYSLSRIAVNGVVSPFPNHRVTLKSFSIVINLRNFNRLPMQKLKMSSSLNPNFVKQNCISLIPNFVKKNSSTLITELVKRFSSLVMKIMTVYVLFRVAVKLLEKCIFETVVRSKFRVGDHITTTVDGEEVRGFVELIGWFGTTIRMENGNLFYISNGKFGSVDILRRAVSWKYDKDFEIDSIYVFWNPIKEEDKGLELGNILRKIYLTLKTILIAYVIS, translated from the exons ATGTTTGTCATTCTTCAAAAGGTGAGATCACATTCTAACTTTGAAATGTATTCGTTAAGCAGAATAGCTGTTAATGGAGTTGTATCTCCATTTCCTAACCACAGAGTGACCTTAAAATCTTTTTCAATTGTGATTAACTTAAGAAATTTCAACAGATTGCCTATGCAGAAACTGAAGATGTCAAGTtctttaaaccctaattttgttaaacAGAATTGCATATCTTTGATCCCTAACTTTGTTAAGAAGAATTCTAGTACTTTGATTACAGAATTGGTTAAACGGTTTTCATCTTTAGTGATGAAAATTATGACAGTCTATGTTCTTTTTAGAGTAGCTGTAAAACTGTTAGAGAAATGTATTTTTGAAACGGTAGTGCGATCAAAATTTAGAGTTGGTGATCACATTACAACTACTGTTGATGGTGAAGAAGTTAGGGGCTTTGTTGAGCTAATAGGATGGTTTGGTACTACAATTAGAATGGAAAATGGGAACCTATTTTACATCTCAAATGGAAAATTTGGTTCAGTCGACATTTTGAGGCGGGCTGTTTCTTGGAAATACGACAAAGATTTTGAGATTGATAGTATATATGTCTTCTGGAATCCTATCAAAGAAGAGGACAAAGGGTTGGAGCTGGGAAATATTTTACGAAAGATCTATCTCACTCTAAAAACAATACTG ATAGCCTATGTTATTTCCTGA